A genomic stretch from Enterobacter oligotrophicus includes:
- a CDS encoding general stress protein: MANHRGGSGNFAEDRERASEAGRKGGQSSGGNFKNDPQRASEAGKKGGKNSHGSSK; encoded by the coding sequence ATGGCAAACCATCGTGGTGGTTCAGGTAATTTCGCTGAAGACCGTGAAAGAGCATCAGAAGCAGGTCGTAAAGGTGGTCAGAGCAGCGGGGGCAACTTCAAAAATGACCCTCAGCGCGCATCTGAAGCTGGCAAAAAAGGGGGTAAAAACAGCCACGGCAGCAGCAAGTAA